One Silene latifolia isolate original U9 population chromosome 4, ASM4854445v1, whole genome shotgun sequence DNA segment encodes these proteins:
- the LOC141652832 gene encoding drimenol monooxygenase-like — MEFYANYLNIILVLCFIGLVIYFLNTKTPRKSNTRKLPPSPSPTLPIFGNLFCVGRLLHRSLAELAKIHGPIMFLKLGQLPTVVFTSADVAKEALQKHDLMFSNKTVFDAAQASNHHENSLIFLPPIPKWRNLRKISNTHIFYARKLDASRYIRENKVKDLYSYVQNCANTGMVVDIGQAGFTVVLNVLSTTLISLDLGVPDSELSSSFRKTFRHILEELGKPNISDYFPILKKLDVQGIKRRTTIHLQKILNMFNDVIQERLRNRGVPNYVRCDDVLEALLDMKPNDAEYIEASAIPHLFLEYLIAGVDTISNTFEWAMAELIHNPSKLKTLQAELQKTVGKGNSVRECHITELPYLQAIVKETLRLHPPLPIPIPRKTDSDVNMSGYTIPKNVMVLFNVWAIGRDPTTWDKPDEFEPERFIGSEIDVKGHNFELIPFGSGRRICPGIPLAIRMIPLMLASLIHEFDWMLEDGVTPENMDMEEKYGLTFEKAQRLCVVPVSR, encoded by the exons ATGGAATTTTATGCAAATTATCTAAATATCATATTAGTTCTCTGTTTTATAGGATTAGTAATCTACTTTCTTAACACCAAAACACCAAGAAAATCAAATACAAGAAAGCTACCGCCAAGCCCTTCACCAACACTACCCATTTTCGGAAACCTCTTTTGTGTTGGCCGTTTACTTCATCGATCATTAGCTGAACTTGCTAAGATACATGGCCCTATTATGTTTCTCAAACTTGGACAACTTCCAACTGTTGTTTTTACTTCGGCGGATGTCGCCAAAGAAGCTCTGCAAAAACATGACCTTATGTTCTCCAATAAGACTGTCTTTGACGCTGCTCAGGCAAGCAACCACCATGAAAATTCTCTCATCTTTCTTCCCCCAATCCCAAAATGGCGAAACCTTCGAAAAATATCCAATACACACATATTTTATGCCCGTAAACTTGACGCTAGCCGATACATTCGAGAGAATAAGGTGAAAGACCTTTACTCATACGTCCAAAATTGTGCAAACACAGGGATGGTGGTAGATATTGGGCAAGCAGGTTTTACTGTAGTATTGAATGTTCTATCAACAACTTTAATTTCACTGGATTTGGGTGTTCCTGATTCCGAATTATCTAGCTCATTCCGAAAGACATTTCGACATATACTTGAAGAATTGGGGAAGCCTAATATTTCAGACTATTTTCCAATTTTAAAAAAGTTAGATGTCCAAGGAATCAAACGGCGTACTACTATTCACCTCCAAAAGATACTTAATATGTTCAATGATGTTATTCAAGAGCGATTGCGCAATAGGGGCGTACCGAATTATGTCCGATGTGACGACGTTCTGGAAGCTTTGTTAGACATGAAACCCAACGATGCTGAGTATATTGAGGCATCAGCTATCCCTCACCTATTCTTA GAATATCTTATTGCAGGAGTAGACACAATATCAAACACCTTTGAGTGGGCAATGGCAGAACTAATTCACAATCCAAGCAAACTCAAAACCTTACAAGCAGAGCTTCAAAAAACGGTCGGAAAAGGAAATTCAGTTCGAGAATGTCATATCACCGAGCTACCATATTTGCAGGCAATCGTCAAGGAAACCTTGCGATTACACCCCCCACTTCCGATCCCAATTCCGAGGAAAACCGACTCGGACGTAAATATGTCCGGCTACACAATCCCTAAAAACGTAATGGTGTTGTTTAACGTATGGGCCATTGGAAGGGATCCTACGACTTGGGATAAACCGGATGAGTTTGAGCCTGAAAGGTTTATAGGATCGGAGATCGATGTCAAAGGTCATAATTTTGAACTAATTCCATTTGGTTCAGGTCGCCGGATTTGTCCAGGTATACCATTGGCCATTCGGATGattcctttgatgcttgcttcaCTCATTCATGAGTTTGATTGGATGCTTGAAGATGGTGTCACCCCGGAAAATATGGACATGGAGGAAAAATATGGTCTCACCTTTGAGAAAGCTCAACGACTGTGTGTTGTTCCTGTTTCTCGCTAG